One part of the Vanessa atalanta chromosome 4, ilVanAtal1.2, whole genome shotgun sequence genome encodes these proteins:
- the LOC125077631 gene encoding proton-coupled amino acid transporter-like protein pathetic produces MNTEIKKQEEYDPFEHRIVEKPSSDLRATANIIKASLGSGLLAGPLAFSNSGWGLGLVGTLLIGIICGHCVHILVKTSRGCCKIERKPLLGYAETCKSAFQNGPKCVRPYATAASIFAEFALVCTYVGVCCIYTVLISDSIKQLVDRYVPGVNLSVEYYCLITLVPLCLLSQVKYLKWLAIFSLLANLFLILTYFICLYYIFGSEINLSDKRVVGDPSRIPAFISTVIFAMEGIGVVMPVENAMKKPQHFLGCPSVLVVAMSAIVFFYSTLGVFGYLRYGSVLRGSITLNLPIDDVPAICAKVFIALSIFFTYPLQFYVVFDIVKKYTDGYIKDQYRTVTEFSARTAGVCFCVGIGVALPLLEQIINIVGACFYSILGLIIPGIVETVFRWENLGKFKWVLWKNILIVLFGLGSLISGCTVTIMDIITILHQKTG; encoded by the exons ATGAACACCGAAATTAAGAAACAAGAAGAATACGACCCGTTTGAACACAGGATAGTTGAAAAACCAAGTTC agatctgagGGCAAcagcaaatataataaaagcttcTTTGGGATCCGGGCTTCTTGCTGGTCCATTGGCGTTTTCCAACTCTGGATGGGGATTGGGACTTGTTGGGACTCTCTTGATCGGCATAATATGTGGACACTGCGTTCATATACTC gtCAAGACATCTCGAGGTTGCTGTAAGATAGAACGCAAACCACTTCTCGGGTACGCAGAAACGTGCAAGTCTGCATTTCAGAATGGTCCGAAATGTGTCCGACCCTACGCCACTGCTGCCAG TATTTTTGCGGAATTTGCGTTGGTCTGCACTTACGTGGGCGTTTGCTGCATCTATACTGTTCTGATATCCGACTCCATTAAACAG cTCGTTGACAGATATGTGCCGGGTGTCAACCTCTCCGTGGAATATTATTGCTTGATTACATTAGTCCCTTTGTGCTTGCTCAGTCAAGTAAAATACCTGAAATGGTTAGCAATTTTCTCGTTACTAGCCAACTTATTCCTAATTCTTACGTATTTcatttgcttatattatatatttggaagTGAGATAAACTTATCGGACAAGAGAGTGGTCGGCGACCCGTCAAGAATTCCAGCATTTATATC AACAGTCATCTTCGCAATGGAGGGCATCGGGGTAGTGATGCCTGTCGAGAACGCTATGAAGAAACCCCAGCACTTCCTCGGTTGCCCGAGCGTGCTCGTCGTGGCGATGTCAGCTATCGTCTTCTTTTACAGCACTCTCGGTGTGTTCGGATACCTACGATATGGATCAGTGTTGCGGGGATCGATCACTCTGAACCTTCCTATTGATGATGT GCCTGCGATATGTGCTAAAGTGTTTATAGCCTTATCAATTTTCTTTACTTACCCTCTGCAGTTTTACGTGGTATTTGATATAGTTAAGAAATATACAGATGGTTATATTAAGGACCAGTACCGCACTGTAACCGAATTCTCGGCGAGAACTGCGGGCGTTTGTTTCTGCG tcggAATTGGCGTGGCTTTGCCTCTTTtagaacaaattataaatatcgtcGGTGCCTGCTTCTATTCCATCCTCGGCCTGATAATCCCAGGGATCGTAGAGACGGTGTTCAGGTGGGAAAACCTGGGAAAGTTTAAATGGGTGCTTTGGAAAAACATACTTATTGTGCTGTTCGGCTTGGGCAGTCTCATATCTGGCTGTACCGTTACGATTATGGACATTATAACAATACTGCACCAAAAGACCGGCTGA
- the LOC125077678 gene encoding proton-coupled amino acid transporter-like protein pathetic, with the protein MEANTKESEAQGYNPFEHRQVKKPNSFIRSLANLLKASLGSGILAVPLAFKNSGWGVGIVGTVIIAFICGHCVYIFVQVSRNCCRAVRKPLLNYAETCKVAFAIGPKKLRPLSSAAGAFAEFSLVLTYIGVCCIFTVLIADSIKQLFDQYVPGYMLSVQYYCLILMVPLCLMVQIRYLKWLAPLSLMANILLVATFGICIYYVFKDEITISDKRVVGYASRFPAFLSTVIFAMEGIGVVMPVENNMKKPEQFLGCRGVLVIAMTFIMLLYGVLGLFGYFRYGDDLQGSITLNLPMNDWPAICGKIFIAISILFTYPLHFYVVTDVLTKYAEPIIKEKYRNLAQVIGRIAIVCLCGGIGIALPMLEQIINIVGALFYSILGLIIPGIIETVNRWEHLGKYNWILWKNILIVLFGFCSLISGLTVTILDIIENLNKKNE; encoded by the exons ATGGAGGCTAATACAAAGGAATCCGAAGCGCAGGGCTACAATCCCTTTGAACATCGGCAAGTTAAGAAGCCAAATTC TTTTATCAGATCGTTAGCTAATTTACTAAAAGCATCTCTGGGATCCGGCATCCTCGCTGTGCCGCTGGCATTTAAAAACTCAGGATGGGGTGTAGGGATTGTTGGGACTGTTATAATAGCATTCATATGTGGACACTGCGTTTATATATTT GTTCAAGTTTCTAGGAATTGTTGTAGAGCTGTCCGGAAACCCCTTCTGAACTACGCAGAAACATGCAAAGTAGCCTTTGCTATCGGACCCAAGAAACTGAGGCCTCTGTCTTCGGCCGCCGG AGCCTTCGCGGAATTTTCTTTAGTTCTCACTTATATTGGAGTGTGCTGCATATTCACAGTGTTGATAGCTGATTCAATAAAACAG CTCTTCGACCAATACGTGCCAGGGTACATGTTGTCAGTGCAGTATTACTGCCTGATATTAATGGTCCCGCTCTGTCTAATGGTACAGATACGATATTTGAAATGGCTGGCTCCCCTCTCTTTGATGGCCAACATTTTACTTGTAGCAACATTTGGAATTTGCATCTACTATGTATTCAAAGATGAAATTACGATATCGGACAAACGAGTGGTTGGATACGCGTCTCGATTCCCCGCATTTCTTTC AACTGTAATATTTGCTATGGAAGGAATCGGTGTGGTAATGCCAGtggaaaataatatgaaaaaaccaGAACAATTCCTCGGGTGTCGAGGTGTTCTGGTGATAGCCATGACTTTCATAATGCTACTGTATGGTGTTCTGGGGTTGTTTGGATATTTTAGATACGGCGACGACTTGCAGGGTTCTATTACATTGAACCTGCCCATGAATGACTG GCCAGCAATTTGTGGAAAGATTTTTATAGCCATATCGATTTTGTTCACGTATCCTTTACACTTCTACGTTGTAACAGATGTGCTCACGAAATATGCCGAACCgattattaaagaaaagtatAGAAATTTAGCACAAGTTATTGGGAGAATAGCAATTGTATGTCTCTGCG GTGGTATCGGCATAGCATTGCCAATGTTAGAACAAATCATTAACATCGTGGGCGCTCTCTTTTACTCCATACTGGGTCTTATTATTCCTGGAATTATAGAGACCGTCAATCGATGGGAACACCTTGGCAAATATAATTGGATCCTGTGGAAGAATAttcttattgtattatttggCTTTTGCAGTCTGATATCTGGTCTCACAGTAACGATACTCGATATCATTGAAAATCTCAATaagaaaaatgaataa